In Gossypium arboreum isolate Shixiya-1 chromosome 3, ASM2569848v2, whole genome shotgun sequence, the sequence AAACAAACTAAACTTATCAATGCGATTGTTGACAATCTCCTCAGAAACTGATACTTTCCCAGAATAAGACTGATCAGGACCATTTTGGTCTGGGCCAACCTGCAAACCTCTCCCACTAAGTTCTCGTTGCTGTTCAAACTCCCTGAGACGAAGCGTAACTACATATAAGTAGTTTGAAATTAGATGCAAGCAAAAAGTTTAAATGTTTTTGATAGATACCTGAAACCAGTTTTAGAGGTTAGCAGTTGTACAGTGACCTGTCATTGAGtacaaattaaaaattatttaggtATGAAACAATACAAATCTCTAATAGGAAAAGAGTTCGAAAGACTTTCTAGAAGAAGCTACACAAACATTTTTTCTTCTAACTACACAAACAACCCAAGAAATACAACAAGCAAGAAACAACCCCCAAAAGTTTTTTGAGAAACTCAAAAGCCCTTACATGTAATGTAGCTCCAGAATCACAGCCAAGAAGAGGCAATGAAACGACAGAAGGTTTTGATGCATCAACATAATCAGAAAGATTGACCAAGAAGGCTGGATCTTGGGGAACCCTGCCAAATAGTTTAGGTAAAAGACGGTTAAGGTCATACTAAGACTGTGTGTAAATGTTGCATCTAAACTGTAAGGACTAGGATTTAACCATTGCCGCAACAAGCTTATAGAGTTTTCCATCGAACTGCTTAGTTTTGATGTCTTGGAGAAGCCTTGTAGTCTCATAGACTGGATCAGCCCATTTGCAAGTTCCATTTCTCACATTTGCTTTGGTTGTCTTCGCAGTCGTTTTTCCAGAATCAGCAGGAACAAAGGATATATACAGTTTATCCCATCCACTTTGTGGAATCTGAATTGTTCCGAAAAAATATACATGGTACACAGTCATTGCAGAAACCAAGATGAATGATGCATTAGAATATGTTTTCCAGAGTTGAAGGACAATCACATATTATGCTAGAAATATATATAGTAGGAAACTTTAGAGAGCTTTTTAACACATATCAGACTAGATAGTGGAAAAGATTTATTTACATGAACTGAAGTTAGTTGACTAAAGTTAAACCATCAGATTCTTCTCCCAATATTATGGTTGATTAGAATAATTAAGTGCTGAAAAAATAGCATGCAATACAAAGCCTATAAATTAGCAAGAAACATAATATTTAAACACACACAAGATACAATGTATGACAAGGATTCACTTAGTTGATTTAAGTAGTTTAGATTGGAAGTACGGTGGACTAATGTCAAACCTTCTAATTCTTCTCCTAGTAGAATGGATACTTATTATGAATCACCAAAGCTAAGAAGAGAAGCACGAATTTAAAGCATTGACAAATTACCAATTAAACCATTAAACCACCCACAAAGGTTTTATACCTTCTTAAAATCTTTACAATCTTTTAATACACCAAGGCCCAAAGGCAGGATTCAAGAATGGTCATGTGTCAGTTGCAGAAGCATGAGGATTGACAGCACTCTCTTATAGCTATGATGGTACTGAATCCATATGTGGGTGAACCATACACTAAAAGTATGCAACCTGCAGTTAAGGAACCAGTTATGGAAAAGGCTAGATTCATGGGCATACCTACtgcataaaaattaatccctcaaGCGGTTGACCTTATGAAACTCCCCAACAAGAACATTATACAACCATTATGTAAACTTTCCATTCTGATTTTTCATTGGGAAACAGAATATATTTGTTTGATGTGCCAGAAAGGTTGACTTAAACTCTTTATCCACAAACACAAGCAAAAGACTCAAAAGCAAATACTCCACACTGAAATACATATTTCCTACCAAAATGCAAGCAATTTATAAGAAAATGTAGTTTCATGATAGAAGTACCATATAAGATAAAATCACAAACTATGTGAGCAGCTTAGACTATCATATATAAAACTAAAGTTATACAGTCAAATGCATTGTCATTAGATTTATTAATTCACCTAAACAAGCTatattattcaatttggttcacATCTATTGTTAGATAAATTCAAATATACCGAAATTTCAGCCTTTAATATGATCTTACCTCTAGGGAGATCAATGAGGGATTAGCTTCAAAAAAGAAATACATACTACAAAATGTCACGAATACACATTGTGACTTACATGTGTAGCATGGAACTGAAGCCAGAATACAAATTTTACTTTTGACTTCTCAATCTTCCACTTAGTGATCCTCGACATTATGAGCAAATCAATTAATCAACAATTGTATGACATAACAATCCCCTTTTATAAACTGCCTCTGCTTATAACAAAACAACCCAACAAGGACTACATCACTTCCAAGACAGCAGAGACCAGTTAAAACTAGTTCAAGTGCAAGCATAGGACAAGCTTGAAACATACAGCCTCCTAAAAGCATTTAGATTCCATGAGTAAGTGTTTTTCACcaagacattaaaataattatgagAAGTTCATATTAAGACTGCACAAAGAAAGGGAAAAACAGAGAATAGAGTAAGCAAAAGAGAATCCAAAACCAAACAATTCAGCTAAATATAGAAAAAAGGGAATAGTATAACTTCAACAACACAACCACTCTTCTTTTCCTAGAATACCCATATTTGTGAccggaaaatcataaaaaaacaaAACTGACCCAATCGAGAAAACGTCAATGAATGCCAATAAAAACAAGCATCCGTGAAAAAAAAAAGGTCGACATTTTTAGTCCATTCAACCACCTAAAGATAAAGAAAAACAGATACACAGTGAAAAAGGCAAAGGACCGATGAAGGTAGGTACCTGATAGCGGATCTGCTGGTGCTTAAGCTGGAAGAAAGAGCATAGAATGTTCGGTTTTCAGACAAAACCAGAGTGAAGAAGGAAAGGGGAAAAAACTTGTTTTTTTTGTTAATATTTTTGAACTGTTGGGATGGTATTTTGTAAGTTGAAAACTTCCCTGTTGGATGAGATATTTGAGAGAGTGAAACAAGGAGAAAATATTGAGATTTTCTGCTTTTGATTTAACCcaaaaggaaagaaaacaagGAAAAACAATATTTAACAAGCAAATTAAATTAGGTGCAATGGAGATTTGTTTGCAGGTAAAATATCAGCTTTCAGAATGATTGGTATTTACTAAAAAAGACATCCCGCCAAAGCTTTGCAGTTGCTCATCTATTTGTTtgctaattaaataaaaagtagATTTTTTAGAAAGCAATTTTTATTTGGGTAAACTACAttattattcactaaattatggataaatttttattttgatcacttaattaaataagttacacattgatcattaaactatttaaaagtttttatttaatttattacgtTGTTAAAATACATACTACATGGCTTTCTCTCTCCGCACTACTTGCACTAATTAAaagttctatttctttttctcttctataatttaattttttttcatgaaacagctTTGGAAGTCACGAATTTGCAAACTAAAATTCAAGCggttttttttttatcttcaaCACTAACCATCAGATCCACTTGAATCTAAGGTATGTTTTTCTACTCATTAATGGGTAATGATCCACCGTACCGACAGTCAAATTGTCGCTTGGAGCTCATTAGtggaactttaaaaaaaaaatttgaataattcaatggctaaatgaaaacttttgaatagttcaataaccaatttgtaacttttttAGTTAAGTAACCAATACAAAAACTTACTCATAGTTTAGTGACTAATTGTGTAGTTTAATCTTTTGGCTGAATTAGAGTTatatgctttttttttctttaatttagaGAACTACGTTGCTTTTGGAGAGATAATGTGAAAGTacgcaattttttttttttttaagtttagaGATTTTTATATTAAGGTTTAGTATTTAGTGTTTTAGGAGTAAAACTATGAaagtttataaataaatttgagtgGTTGAGGATGCGATAACGCGTCTCAgaacacatatatttcatatgtcATGTCAGGATAGTACCATTATCTTAGAAACTCGTCTTATAAAAGTCAAGTTTTGAGATGACAGTGTTTGATATGATCACAGGTCAAAGTCTAAAGGCAAGTTTAACATTGTTGTTGATAAGTgcttttaaaaatattatgaaaaagtacttattaaaaatgattttgaaaagcttgatttaatatttaaatttttagcaTTTATGTGAAAAAATTGCTTTTAAAAGATGCAAGGACTATTTTAAACATGATGATGTTAAAAGGAAAAGATATatttaaatgatattaaaattcCTTAATgttattatttatgaaaattataataaaatataaaaaattattataacctataattaatattttaatacatGAATTAGAAaagtttaatatatatttaaataatttgtatTATATAAAACATATGTGCTTGTCTTTTGCAGTATCTATTAAAAAACTACATTTTTTGTTTGGAGTTCCATGTTTTCCTATAATTTCTTTGTGTATATAGGTTAAGTACTTTGATGCTGCTGACTGTTCGTTTCAAACTGATTTATGGTTTCCAATCTATATAATCAATACTCTACAGACAAAACATGATATATTTCCATTTGTTGTATTATTATAGAACATTTGATCTTGTTTTTCTACGGTTGTTTGTGCTAGTCCATATTTTGTACGACAAGCTGATCATCATCCTCATCTAGGCTTTTACCCTCAGTGTCCCAAGGTTCTTCTCCCTAATGGATCAATTAAAAGAAGAGGCAGGCCTATTTGTAAAATTGGAAAGGCTCTATTTTACAACGGAAATGCTTATGATCATACCATGGTTCCATCACCTGATATTGAAAACTTATATAAtggagcattcaacaatggcGGCAGCGCCACTAATCATCACGAGACATTGCCACTGTTTCCATTGCATCCGACTAGTGTTTTTGAAGAGACGCTAATGGCTTCATCATCACCAACTGGTTCAACTTCTGCAAAATTTTAGAACCAAAGAAGATGAAAGGGAAAGCAAGAAGAATTAGAGaaaataaaaggcaaaagttTAGAACTAGAGAaaacgaaaaagaaaaagaacgtaGGAGCTGCAATAATATCTTACCTGTTGGTGTCCTTATGAGGGGTGAAAAAGTATTTGaacttttaaaaatgtttttggcTGCAAAAAAGCACCAAATCTCTGCTTTCACGTTTGACAAAAAACTGTTTTTCAAAAGCacaaattttctaaaaaaaagtaggttgtttagcattttttttttcaaaattgctTTTCATGTCAAAAATGCTTTTAAAAAGCATTACTAAACATAACCTAAGTGGGGATCTCAATTGTTGGCCGTGATATGGTCACGAATTTGAGTATAATAGGGAGCTAATTGACGGTGGTTATGCAGTCACAAGTTGAAGCTTTTTGGATACCCACAAATAATGCATTATATATACCATACATAAAATTGAGGTCATAATCAAAGGAAAAAACGATGGGCTTTTTGATGTAATCAACgtaatttttttctctatttccagGTAGTCGGTATCTTTAACCTTTCATTCTTATCCAAAGGTTGACACCGAGGTGAACACAGAGCAGATGTTTCAGTATAGTAAAAGTCAAACTTGAGTCAGCGCGACATCGGTTGTAGTTATTAATGAGTTGTTTAATAACGGTAATCGTTGTCACCCTGAAAGGAGCTTCATCTTTATTGCACCGCAACAGTCGCTGCCTGCCTGAAAGTTCTCCTACGTTCACGACGATGTTGGCCTTCGGATATGAAAGAATGTTAAAGATTCCGACTGCGTGGAAATGAAGAAAAAATTACGCCGATTATAGTGGGAAGCCCCATAGTTTTTCCCTATAGTTATGCCCTCAGACTTCTATATGGTATTTATAAGGCAACGTCTTTGGGTATCTGAAAAGTTTGAGCTTGTGCCCGCATAATGACAGTTAACTGCCCCCATTATACTCCGATCTATGACCTCATAATGGTCAACGAACGAGACCTCTATATAGACTTCCACCCATGACCGTATAAAGCAAAATCACCCCGGAACTCGACTTTCACAAGATAGGTTTCCGAGGTAATGGTCTCATATTGATTGGATTTATGAAATGTGTGTGTCTCAAAAAGATATCACATCACCGACGACTCAAAAGTACCTCAAATCGGAAATTTATTAGCGACAAAAATTTTTAGCATTGAAGTGAGGAAAAAAACCGAGAGAGAGAAATATTATAAAGTGGAGGGATGGAGGCCGATAGAGATGATGGGTTTAGGGATGATAGAGTTTGGAGGGGGAGCCCCCTTTTATAGGCACAGGGGAGGGTGAGATATGAAAATGTATATGTTCTGAGACGCATTATCGTATCATTGAAACCTCAAATCTACTTATAAAATTTCACTATTTCACTCCTAAAACACTAAACCCTAATTTCTTAGTTTATGTTATATCATCTTAAATCTTGAAAGTACCATTGAATTTTATCGCTCAACATATGGTTTGTTTTTTCTGTGCGTAGGTACAAGTTTTCTTAGAAGCCTCGGGAAGTGAAGTCAGCATCTGGATTGCCGTTTTTAACTCAAAAAAGTTTGTATAACTCATTTCATTTTGGtcaaatggcatgtacctaagatTACCGTGTTAAATGTTGGAAATGGTCAAATTAATGTACATGAGTTGTGAATATATGAAGATAGTTTTGGTCATGTATAGATTTGGTATTAGTGGCTTGAAAATGGTATTTTAGACATGTCTATTTGTGTTGAATGAATGATTGGAACCTTGGGGCTAAACTTTATTGTTATTAGGTTGAATCATATGAAATTTGGAATTAGGGGTCTACCATGAAAGTTATGACTTCACATCTTGAACGTCACAACATCAAGCCATCTTGTTGCGACATTCCTTGTTTAAGGTCACGAGTTCAACTCTGTTTTATTTTGGAAACTttacatgtaacaccctaaaattcGTTACAATATAAAAGTAGAGATAAATCGAGATTGTATTTTCGATaaattgaaataaggaaatgaaggTGATAAAATAGGAAGTCGAATGGTGCTAGAGAAGATTTAATTGAGAAGCATGATGTGATGCATTAATTTAAAGTAgggaataaattgtaaatatgtgaaaagttCTAGGGCCCAAGTGTAAATACTCAGAATTTGAGATGTTAAAGTATAAATATGGAAAAGTTGAAGGGTCAATAGGTGCAAATATCTTAAGGGTGCAAGGAtatagaaaaaaatgaaaatggatgaatAAAGACCAAATTTAATAAATAGAAGAAGTATGAAAGACTAAAATTTAATATTAGGAAAATTAAGTAATAATTCAATAAATGAATTGTGAAGAATGttgaagggtaaaatggtcatttctcAATCAAGAAAGGGTCTTTCATCTTTCCTTCCACCTTTTCACGCTACTTCCTTAGGGGAAGAAAgaagttttcatttctttataTTTACTCCTTCCACCATAAatccaccattttcacctagaattTCAAGGAATTTCCATAACCACCAAGAGAGAAAAGTAATAAGAAGACTATGGAGAAAAATAATATTACCTTGGATTCAAGAAAATAgaagttggaggagagagaaaatcaatttaaaatttgaaatcaataggacaaggtaagaacattaagatttcaacatgtttttaagtttgatgttgttgaaaaagcttgaaaatgatgttaaagtacagttttctaatataaatttttatgttcTTAATATGTTTGTGAAGGAAAATAAGAGGAAATGATGGGAAAtgttgtagagaaaggaaatgagagtgttacaaatgtggttatcaacattttgcactaaaacaattttgggcAATAACAGtagcgtgactttgaaaattcatcaaaaattgtagaaattgattTAGATATTGAaccaaatatgaaattaaatcttattaagtctagttttgtATGGAAGAAACTATGAAAGCAACAAAATTGTATATTTTGAGATATATTAGTTTTTGTGGGTCAAGGTCTAAATAGATTcgagttcccctattctgactttggaaatcatcaaaaattgtataaaaaaaaagattaaggtctgaaatttatatgtttaaattcttaatgagttattttcaagagaaacaaatcaAAACATCATCCGAACGTTATACtgagagataattaatttttagtaaagaaagttcGAAGCTGTCAAGCAGCAGAACAGGAGCAAATTTGAAGAATTTATTGTACTGATTGGATAAAGtagaaattctgaaaattttatggtcaaaatatatttaagtctaacttcaaaaacataaagcaGATCTGAATTTCAAATTATGTAgctcaatatataaataatttatgtagaTTTAAGATTAGAAACAGGCAtatgttaatgatatgtgtaaTGAATTGGTTTGATTATGACATTTGAATATAGTATAACATGTGAAATAGAGTGCTCGTCGTGATGACGGATAAGCCACATCGCGACAACACAAGTCAGTTCGTCACATGGCAATGAGGAACCCCCAACGTTGCGATACCGCTccaaaattttgaaacttttacattttagtccttgttTCTTCTTAAATTATTTTGAGAGCTATAATAAGCCCATATAAGACTCATAAATGATTTTAAGGCATATCAAAAGCATAAATTGATCAAATTGATTAAATATGTACTTAGAATAAAAATGaatttgactgttgttatttcgACAACAAATGTAGCATCCCAATATCTTGACCTGACGATCAGGTTaagtataggggtgttacattacaaaTTGATCCTCAGGTTGGGAATTTCAGTTGTGACATCCTAAAACTCGGATCTAACGATCAGGTCAGATATGGGGTATTATAGCATGGGTTCAAATTGTGTGAAGCTAATCCCCTACCttcaatattgtataaaaaaatgaTACCATTTAAACCAACATATaagtaatatatattatatataaaatggtCGACTAAGCTGTTATgaaacaaaattactaaaataactttCCTTTAAAGAGCAATTAATATTATTGTAAGAGTATTTTTGTTATTTCAtgcttttatataatattttaaataaaacgaTTGAAAAACATTATTTAGTAATTGATTATAAGACCAATATATTAATTTCTTATCaaggtaatttttttatttaatttaaaattttgatgtaACTTGACTTCTTAAGAGATAATATCGATAAAAATACCAGGGAAGCCCCTGTACTTTGGGTTGGATTACATTTTGGCCCTTTTACAGGAAAAATGGACAAATTGGCCTTTCTACTATAATAGCTCGTTTTTCAGTGGTaacggaatagtagttttgagaccataaatttcCATCATGTTGActagtaaatattatttttagaatattgatGGAGTCGTTaaagtcgtattaaaatttggttgagaaattttaacgtttaattagttaattaaagaaaaaggacaaaattgtaaaaggtgtaaaatttaataattattgcaTTTAGATGATTTAATAGCTTAAATATCATAGGAGGGTGGACCTATGTAGCAATTAAACCTTAGTTAAAAATTTTGGACGGCAATGgaagtaaaaatagtaaaataacctATGTTTtaatggcaaaatggtaattaacctaaaaattaaaacaaattaattagaaaaagacatcatcttcttcttcatttgTTTTGATGGTTGGTCGAATATGCCATAGGAGAAAAGCTTAACATTTGGCTAGTTTGAATCTTGCATGGGTAAGTTTTGAgtcccttttttttttatgaatttttatatttttgagatcgttgcaactagatcCAACTAGCATGTACATTTGTTTTTGAATTAGTTAAAAGTTTtggaagttaccattgatgaatttcGATTGTTTTTGATGAATTTCGATTGTTTTTGATGATAATTATATGTTTGAAGCTTCAGTTAtgatttttgatggttttat encodes:
- the LOC108458352 gene encoding uncharacterized protein LOC108458352; amino-acid sequence: MELANGLIQSMRLQGFSKTSKLSSSMENSISLLRQWVPQDPAFLVNLSDYVDASKPSVVSLPLLGCDSGATLHVTVQLLTSKTGFREFEQQRELSGRGLQVGPDQNGPDQSYSGKVSVSEEIVNNRIDNSFIEEYRLQDMFLLSKSVILRCMISLLQENCLQILPGSVQFRSTIKLWR